The following are encoded in a window of Impatiens glandulifera chromosome 5, dImpGla2.1, whole genome shotgun sequence genomic DNA:
- the LOC124939140 gene encoding uncharacterized protein LOC124939140 — protein MGNCLVTQDKIIKVMKTDGKVLEYKSPIKIHQVLSDFAGHAISDKLPVVQHLHPDIDMVVGNIYYLLPLPLLSEEKQKKRVRFANPAEEARQESSGVVRIKLVMTKKELHMMLNKGSLSVDDMLSNLKEIKQVPNQSEQLKDDSRFWNKEWKPELESIPE, from the coding sequence ATGGGGAACTGTTTGGTTACCCAAGATAAGATTATTAAGGTCATGAAAACAGATGGAAAAGTCCTTGAGTACAAATCACCCATCAAAATTCATCAAGTGTTATCAGATTTTGCTGGCCATGCAATATCTGACAAACTACCTGTCGTTCAACATCTCCATCCAGACATTGATATGGTCGTTGGTAACATCTACTACCTTCTACCACTTCCATTACTTTCAGAAGAAAAACAGAAGAAAAGGGTAAGATTCGCAAATCCAGCAGAGGAAGCAAGACAAGAAAGCAGTGGAGTTGTGAGGATAAAGTTGGTCATGACCAAGAAGGAGCTACATATGATGTTAAATAAAGGAAGTCTTTCAGTAGATGATATGCTTTCTAATCTTAAAGAAATAAAGCAGGTCCCAAATCAATCTGAGCAGCTAAAAGATGATAGTAGATTTTGGAATAAAGAATGGAAGCCTGAACTAGAAAGTATACCTGAATGA
- the LOC124938820 gene encoding uncharacterized protein LOC124938820: MKQVDLETLVSACAGGGVDRKIACETLADGEKPPEQDDPSTELPPDFPPESFWLSKDAEYDWFDRNAFLERKESTKGNSNFYSNVFPSSNSSSQRFSSNLKSKTGIIGLPKTQKTAFVDSSTRRICKHANVSLFPKRSESMAKSAVVVTEPSSPNVSCIGRVRSKKGRRRRSKDKDKDKTNTAAANQVEKSRSTGKYQTKKKKGIYMKIVGIFRSDRKKKKEVVDKNRQQSKEEETPRTSSSAVEEFSPATVTAAVNCEPPGLGGMKRFTSGRRSTSSVDEETGRRE; the protein is encoded by the coding sequence atgAAGCAAGTTGATCTCGAAACGCTCGTTTCAGCATGCGCCGGCGGAGGTGTAGACAGGAAAATTGCCTGCGAAACGCTTGCCGACGGCGAGAAACCGCCAGAACAGGACGACCCATCAACGGAATTACCGCCGGATTTTCCGCCGGAATCTTTCTGGCTTTCTAAAGACGCAGAGTACGACTGGTTCGATCGCAACGCATTCCTAGAACGCAAGGAGTCAACTAAGGGAAATTCTAACTTCTATTCAAACGTATTTCCTTCTTCTAATTCCTCTTCCCAACGATTCTCTTCAAATTTAAAGTCCAAAACTGGAATTATTGGATTACCAAAGACTCAAAAAACTGCCTTTGTTGATTCATCAACTCGTCGGATCTGTAAACATGCGAATGTCAGTCTATTTCCTAAACGATCAGAATCCATGGCTAAATCGGCAGTGGTGGTTACTGAGCCTTCATCGCCTAATGTTTCTTGTATAGGTAGAGTAAGATCGAAAAAAGGCCGTCGCCGACGGTCCAAGGATAAAGACAAGGACAAGACCAACACCGCCGCCGCGAACCAGGTGGAGAAAAGCAGATCAACGGGTAAGTAtcagacgaagaagaagaagggaatATACATGAAGATTGTCGGGATATTCCGATCGgatagaaagaaaaagaaggaggtGGTTGATAAAAACCGGCAACAATCAAAGGAGGAAGAAACTCCGAGGACTAGTTCCTCAGCCGTAGAAGAGTTTTCTCCGGCGACAGTGACGGCGGCGGTTAATTGTGAACCACCCGGTTTGGGAGGAATGAAGCGGTTCACATCTGGTCGTAGATCAACGTCGTCAGTTGACGAAGAGACGGGACGCCGTGAATAA
- the LOC124938002 gene encoding uncharacterized protein LOC124938002 yields MVTCKPTPHIFPFPIPYISPPPVLRKKEKKLHHPLMEEKQTPLSSSATDNEHHQQSQNRNCRQKLSRPYEPELALGGSTQISAAEEIARDRLKRQRVEMTSRVWIPDKWGQEKFMKDWTDCNAFDAALASNSKIMFARAALIEEGRRLRANSSDLRIQNRC; encoded by the coding sequence atgGTGACGTGTAAGCCAACACCCCACATATTTCCTTTCCCCATTCCTTATATATCACCCCCTCCTGTtctaagaaagaaagaaaaaaagctTCATCATCCCTTAATGGAGGAAAAACAGACTCCCCTTTCTTCTTCAGCAACAGACAATGAACATCATCAGCAAAGCCAGAACAGAAACTGCAGACAGAAACTGAGCAGACCATACGAGCCTGAGCTAGCATTGGGAGGGTCAACACAGATTTCAGCAGCCGAGGAGATAGCGAGAGACAGGTTGAAGAGGCAGAGGGTTGAGATGACAAGTCGGGTCTGGATCCCAGATAAATGGGGACAGGAAAAGTTTATGAAAGATTGGACAGACTGCAATGCTTTTGATGCTGCATTAGCAAGCAACAGCAAGATAATGTTTGCAAGAGCAGCTTTGattgaagaaggaagaagactGAGAGCTAATTCCAGTGATTTAAGGATACAAAATAGGTGTTAA
- the LOC124938001 gene encoding protein CIA1 — protein MSFSEDCELKEIQKLEGHTDRVWGLAWNPATGGSSGVPAMLASCSGDKTVRVWQQNSLAGGSFECKAVLDETHTRTVRSCSWSPSGKLLATASFDATTAIWELVGDEFECVSTLEGHENEVKSTSWNATGTLLATCGRDKSVWIWEVMPGNEFDCVSVLQGHTQDVKMVQWHPSMDVLFSCSYDNTIKVWAEDGDSDDWHCVQTLGESNNGHTSTVWALSFNAIGDKMVSCSDDLTVKIWSADIVRMQSGDGTERWKHLCTLAGYHDRTIFSVHWSREGIIASGAADDAIRLFVENKDGLVDGPMYKMLLKKDNSHDMDVNSVQWSSSDKNLLASSSDDGTIKIWELAYEI, from the exons ATGAGCTTCTCTGAGGATTGCGAACTGAAGGAGATTCAGAAGCTCGAGGGCCATACCGACAGGGTTTGGGGCCTCGCTTGGAATCCTGCCACTGGAGGCTCCTCCGGCGTCCCGGCTATGCTCGCCTCATGCAGCGGCGACAAGACCGTCCGAGTTTGGCAACAGAACAGCCTCGCCGGTGGTTCTTTTGAATGCAAG GCTGTATTGGACGAGACACATACTAGAACTGTTAGATCTTGTTCTTGGTCTCCATCTGGTAAGTTATTGGCGACTGCAAGTTTTGATGCGACTACTGCAATCTGGGAGCTTGTTGGAGATGAGTTTGAATGTGTTTCCACTTTAgag GGTCATGAAAATGAAGTGAAGAGCACTTCTTGGAATGCAACTGGTACACTACTCGCTACTTGTGGCAGAGACAAATCTGTTTGGATCTGGGAAGTGATGCCTGGAAATGAGTTTGATTGTGTGTCAGTGTTGCAAGGTCATACACAAGATGTTAAGATGGTTCAGTGGCATCCATCAATGGATGTCCTATTCTCTTGCAGCTATGATAATACAATCAAG GTTTGGGCAGAGGATGGAGACAGTGATGATTGGCATTGTGTTCAAACGTTAGGCGAATCCAACAA TGGTCACACTTCAACTGTTTGGGCCCTATCTTTTAATGCCATTGGAGACAAAATGGTTAGTTGTAG TGACGACCTTACTGTGAAGATATGGAGTGCAGACATCGTGAGAATGCAGTCTGGAGATGGCACTGAGAGATG GAAACATTTATGCACACTTGCAGGTTACCATGATCGTACAATATTTTCTGTTCATTGGTCAAG GGAGGGGATAATTGCCAGTGGGGCAGCTGATGATGCTATACGcctatttgttgaaaataaagATGGTTTG GTTGATGGACCCATGTATAAAATGCTTCTTAAGAAAGATAATTCCCATGACATGGATGTCAATTCTGTACAATGGAGTTCTTCG GACAAAAATCTGCTTGCTTCATCGAGTGATGATGGAACTATCAAGATATGGGAGCTGGCCTACGAAATTTGA